Within Cardinium endosymbiont of Culicoides punctatus, the genomic segment TTAGATAAAAACAACATCAGGACTATCATTGATTCTTTAACGGATATAATTCAAGATCTAGTTATAGAAGGTCAATGTGTCCAATTTTCTAGCTTTGGAAGTTTTTCTAGAAAAAAACGTGTCCAAGAAATAGGAAGAAATATATTATAGAACTTTCGCATAATAGATAATTTTGCTTGCATTTTTGGTTTTGGTACACATATATGATGAAATA encodes:
- a CDS encoding HU family DNA-binding protein, with the translated sequence MTTSELILLVSIKTGLDKNNIRTIIDSLTDIIQDLVIEGQCVQFSSFGSFSRKKRVQEIGRNIL